One window from the genome of Sphingomonas lacunae encodes:
- a CDS encoding energy transducer TonB codes for MTMLIAALLAAATLQPTEPPPVMVSTTNAPHSCPPAVLGRTEDGAELQISMEQYSSYSGPFIVLHLNRTPAEFRTTLIRIGSRNFADGVPLTSPAIGAINAQAGQTMRLRRPGLEALGSATMVHLVDRDTARLTFPVDRDAVSSLRTCVDAFPPSSSEMPDDALSNGFYYVQLPPNRPVGTGRIPRLTYPITALREDREGDTLVHVIVLPNGTAVDCSIVSSSGWPDLDQAACDATRRIRFRVATDANAEPVQATAHIPFAWRINS; via the coding sequence ATGACCATGCTTATTGCCGCGCTACTCGCCGCTGCCACGCTGCAACCAACCGAACCGCCACCTGTCATGGTGTCGACCACAAACGCGCCGCACTCCTGCCCGCCAGCGGTTCTGGGCCGGACTGAAGATGGCGCTGAACTGCAAATCTCGATGGAACAGTATAGCAGCTATTCGGGACCCTTTATCGTCCTGCACCTCAACCGCACCCCCGCGGAGTTTCGCACCACCCTGATTCGAATCGGCAGCCGCAATTTTGCCGATGGCGTACCGCTGACGTCGCCAGCTATCGGGGCCATCAACGCGCAGGCTGGCCAGACCATGCGTCTGCGGAGACCAGGGCTTGAGGCTTTGGGTTCAGCGACCATGGTGCATCTCGTCGATCGGGATACCGCGAGGCTGACATTCCCTGTCGATCGCGATGCAGTTTCGTCATTGCGCACCTGTGTCGATGCGTTCCCGCCGAGCAGCAGTGAAATGCCCGACGACGCACTGTCCAACGGCTTTTACTATGTTCAGTTGCCGCCCAACCGCCCGGTCGGAACCGGCAGGATCCCGCGGCTGACCTATCCGATCACGGCGCTGCGGGAGGATCGGGAGGGGGATACGCTGGTGCACGTCATCGTCCTGCCCAACGGTACCGCTGTCGATTGCAGCATTGTCAGCAGCAGCGGCTGGCCCGATCTCGATCAGGCTGCGTGTGACGCGACCCGCCGGATCCGCTTCCGCGTCGCCACTGACGCTAACGCTGAGCCTGTCCAGGCAACGGCGCACATTCCCTTTGCCTGGCGTATTAACAGTTGA
- a CDS encoding ribonuclease T2 family protein — MRAAVATLALLAASLPAVAEAQAIACAMPADFAMPRVARLDPAEVRRTPVTRYTLSYSWSPQHCFEQQRRGQDGDDALQCGGRAGRFGFVLHGLWPETNGRDWPQYCRRPTAASRATLRRHLCMTPSPDLLQHEWERHGTCMATTPEAYFDQAAALHRNVRFPDMAALANRRDLTVGDLRRAFSAANIRIPVDAIAVTRTRGGWLDEVRLCLNIRFRAIRCAPTSRGAPDGQSLRISPLR; from the coding sequence ATGCGTGCTGCGGTCGCCACGCTGGCGCTGCTCGCTGCCTCGTTGCCGGCCGTTGCCGAGGCTCAGGCCATCGCCTGCGCCATGCCCGCCGACTTTGCCATGCCGCGCGTCGCCCGGCTTGATCCCGCGGAGGTGCGTCGCACGCCCGTGACCCGCTATACACTCAGCTACAGCTGGTCGCCGCAGCATTGCTTTGAACAGCAGCGGCGCGGGCAGGACGGGGATGACGCGCTGCAATGCGGCGGGCGGGCCGGGCGCTTCGGCTTTGTCCTGCATGGCCTGTGGCCCGAAACCAATGGCCGCGACTGGCCGCAATATTGCCGCCGACCGACTGCGGCCAGCCGAGCCACCTTGCGCCGCCACCTGTGCATGACGCCGTCGCCCGATCTGCTCCAGCATGAATGGGAACGCCACGGCACCTGCATGGCGACAACGCCTGAGGCCTATTTCGACCAGGCCGCCGCGCTGCATCGTAACGTCCGCTTTCCTGACATGGCGGCGCTCGCCAATCGCCGCGATCTGACCGTGGGGGATCTGCGCCGCGCCTTTTCCGCCGCCAACATCCGCATCCCGGTCGATGCCATTGCCGTCACCCGGACTCGAGGCGGCTGGCTTGATGAAGTGCGGCTCTGCCTCAACATCCGCTTCCGCGCGATCCGTTGTGCGCCAACGTCGCGTGGCGCACCTGACGGGCAATCGCTGCGCATCTCTCCGCTGCGTTAA
- a CDS encoding phasin family protein gives MATRIEDTAVETTAAAPAAVEAPAAAPVAKKAAAKAVKPVVAKVAKKTSPAKKAIAPKAAKVAKTATVSKKKAAAPKAAAKTIPSVAAAAEAAATYARKGQTMLTEATEKFTAEATKLTEEAKVRGEKLFAEAQERAKDAATKGQEMAKEAVEFSKGNLEAMVEAGKIAAKGGEEIAKDLAAYAKQSFADTTAAAKRYAEIKTPADFFQLQTELTKTAFDTFVKQGSKTTELSVKMANDAFQPISNRIALAVSKLKSAA, from the coding sequence ATGGCCACCCGTATCGAAGACACCGCTGTCGAAACCACCGCCGCTGCTCCGGCTGCGGTCGAAGCACCTGCCGCTGCCCCGGTAGCCAAGAAGGCTGCTGCCAAGGCTGTGAAGCCGGTCGTGGCCAAGGTCGCCAAGAAGACATCGCCGGCCAAGAAGGCTATTGCCCCGAAGGCTGCCAAGGTCGCGAAGACCGCCACCGTTTCAAAGAAGAAGGCCGCAGCCCCCAAGGCCGCCGCCAAGACCATCCCCTCGGTCGCCGCTGCTGCTGAAGCTGCCGCCACCTATGCCCGCAAAGGACAGACCATGCTGACCGAAGCCACTGAAAAGTTCACCGCCGAAGCTACCAAGCTGACCGAAGAAGCCAAGGTTCGCGGCGAAAAGCTGTTTGCCGAAGCCCAGGAGCGCGCCAAGGATGCCGCCACCAAGGGTCAGGAAATGGCCAAGGAAGCCGTCGAATTTTCGAAGGGCAATCTCGAAGCGATGGTTGAAGCCGGCAAGATCGCTGCCAAGGGTGGCGAAGAAATCGCCAAGGACCTGGCCGCTTATGCCAAGCAGTCGTTCGCTGACACGACCGCTGCCGCCAAGCGCTATGCCGAGATCAAGACTCCGGCTGACTTCTTCCAGTTGCAGACCGAACTGACCAAGACCGCGTTTGACACCTTCGTCAAGCAGGGTTCGAAGACCACCGAACTCAGCGTCAAGATGGCCAACGATGCGTTCCAGCCGATCTCGAACCGCATCGCTCTCGCGGTGTCGAAGCTGAAGTCGGCCGCGTAA
- the clpS gene encoding ATP-dependent Clp protease adapter ClpS, producing MLESDALNPVLSALLIRAAGPADGNDDDGGNGGPSVGVVTRTRTATKKPSLYKVLMLNDDYTPMEFVVMVLQRFFRMDIEQATRVMLHVHQRGVGVCGVFTLEVAETKVQQVMDCARSHQHPLQCALEKA from the coding sequence ATGTTGGAATCCGATGCATTGAACCCAGTTTTGAGCGCCTTGCTCATTCGTGCTGCCGGCCCAGCTGACGGCAACGATGATGATGGCGGCAATGGCGGCCCATCGGTCGGCGTTGTTACCCGAACTCGCACCGCGACCAAGAAGCCGTCGTTGTACAAGGTGTTGATGCTCAACGACGATTATACCCCGATGGAATTTGTCGTGATGGTGCTCCAGCGTTTTTTCCGCATGGACATCGAACAGGCGACGCGGGTGATGCTGCACGTCCACCAGCGCGGCGTCGGCGTGTGCGGTGTCTTCACACTCGAAGTGGCGGAGACCAAGGTACAACAAGTGATGGATTGCGCCCGCAGCCACCAGCACCCCCTGCAATGCGCGCTGGAAAAGGCGTGA
- a CDS encoding Flp family type IVb pilin — protein sequence MSILKSLFRNAKGATAIEYGLIAALIAVACITAMDALGSGVAGSFDNASTSL from the coding sequence ATGTCGATCCTCAAATCCCTGTTTCGTAACGCAAAGGGTGCAACCGCCATTGAATATGGCCTGATCGCCGCCCTCATCGCCGTGGCCTGCATCACGGCTATGGATGCGCTGGGCAGCGGCGTCGCTGGTTCTTTTGACAACGCTTCAACCAGCCTCTGA
- a CDS encoding PHA/PHB synthase family protein, with translation MSDSDSSNPFGAPFGVGPTPTLEDFQHWTQIMGRAQQLLMEFALSEAGQQMNQTMLAKWMDPSQWAGASADMFGRMPQTLASVPAMDPKLADPLNNPFLAATTSFWQESVDMWQSLATGQMPEPKAGAAKDRRFAAPEWTEHPLFAFIRQSYALISEKLLAAADGVDGVDPKTKAQMRFATANLVDAMSPSNFALTNPAVLKRTMETRGENLVKGLEHMLADLKKGQLTHVDESKFELGVNIATTPGKVIHETPMYQLIHYAPTTEEVFETPLLIFPPWINRFYILDLNPEKSFIRWAVEQGLSVFIVSWKSADESMKDVIWDDYIAAQIDAIATVTQLLGVKSTHTIGYCVAGTTLAATLALLTAHGEADKVKSATFFTAQVDFSEAGDLNLMVDDQQLALLEQLSAPGYLDGRYMAATFNALRGRDLIWNYVVNNYLMGEDYPPFDLLYWNGDTTNLPAKWHKSYLTDLYRDNRLVVPGSIHVEGTPIDLTKVKTPTYVQAGREDHIAPAPSVWKIMDQFSGPKRFLLAGSGHIAGVVNPPSAGKYQHWINEEECASLDEFIAGAREVKGSWWPDWIQWIAAQDGAKVPTKGARLPGKGKLKAIEDAPGRYVKAR, from the coding sequence ATGAGCGACAGCGACAGCAGCAATCCCTTTGGCGCTCCATTTGGCGTCGGGCCAACACCGACCCTCGAAGATTTCCAGCACTGGACCCAGATCATGGGTCGCGCGCAGCAATTGCTGATGGAATTTGCCCTGTCCGAGGCCGGGCAGCAGATGAATCAGACGATGCTGGCCAAATGGATGGACCCGTCACAATGGGCCGGCGCGTCAGCCGACATGTTCGGGAGAATGCCACAGACGCTGGCATCCGTGCCGGCGATGGACCCCAAGCTGGCCGATCCGCTCAACAACCCCTTCCTCGCCGCGACCACCAGTTTCTGGCAGGAAAGCGTCGACATGTGGCAGAGTCTGGCGACCGGACAAATGCCCGAGCCCAAGGCTGGCGCGGCGAAGGACCGCCGCTTTGCCGCGCCCGAATGGACTGAGCATCCGCTGTTCGCCTTCATCCGGCAAAGCTATGCGCTGATTTCCGAAAAGCTGCTCGCCGCAGCGGACGGGGTCGATGGCGTGGACCCGAAGACCAAGGCGCAGATGCGCTTTGCCACCGCCAATCTGGTCGACGCCATGAGCCCGTCCAACTTTGCCCTGACCAATCCCGCCGTGCTCAAGCGGACAATGGAGACGCGCGGCGAAAATCTGGTCAAGGGGCTGGAACATATGCTGGCTGACCTGAAAAAGGGCCAGCTGACCCACGTTGACGAAAGCAAGTTCGAGCTGGGCGTCAACATCGCCACGACGCCGGGCAAGGTGATCCACGAGACACCGATGTATCAGCTGATCCACTATGCGCCGACCACCGAAGAGGTTTTCGAAACGCCGCTGCTGATCTTCCCGCCGTGGATCAACCGCTTTTACATCCTCGACCTCAATCCGGAAAAAAGCTTCATCCGCTGGGCTGTCGAACAGGGGCTGAGCGTGTTCATCGTCTCCTGGAAGTCGGCCGACGAGAGCATGAAGGATGTCATCTGGGACGATTATATCGCCGCGCAGATTGATGCGATCGCAACGGTGACGCAGTTGCTGGGGGTCAAATCGACCCATACCATCGGCTATTGCGTCGCGGGCACGACGCTGGCGGCGACGCTGGCGCTGCTGACCGCCCATGGTGAAGCCGACAAGGTGAAGAGCGCGACCTTCTTTACCGCGCAGGTCGATTTCAGCGAGGCGGGCGACCTCAATCTGATGGTCGATGACCAGCAACTGGCCTTGCTTGAACAGCTTTCCGCCCCCGGCTATCTTGACGGACGCTATATGGCGGCGACGTTCAATGCCTTGCGCGGCCGCGACCTGATCTGGAACTATGTCGTCAACAATTATCTGATGGGCGAGGATTATCCCCCGTTCGACCTGCTCTACTGGAATGGCGACACGACCAACCTGCCGGCCAAGTGGCACAAGAGCTATCTCACCGACCTCTATCGCGACAACCGGCTGGTGGTGCCGGGATCAATCCATGTCGAGGGCACGCCGATCGACCTGACCAAGGTCAAGACCCCGACCTATGTGCAAGCGGGCCGCGAGGACCATATCGCTCCCGCGCCGAGCGTGTGGAAAATCATGGACCAGTTCAGTGGGCCAAAACGCTTCCTGCTCGCCGGGTCGGGCCATATTGCCGGCGTGGTCAACCCGCCATCAGCGGGCAAATATCAGCATTGGATCAATGAGGAGGAGTGCGCATCGCTCGACGAATTCATCGCCGGTGCGCGCGAGGTCAAGGGCAGCTGGTGGCCCGACTGGATCCAGTGGATCGCGGCACAGGACGGCGCAAAAGTGCCGACCAAGGGCGCGCGACTTCCCGGCAAGGGCAAGCTGAAGGCCATCGAGGACGCGCCGGGCCGTTATGTGAAGGCGCGCTGA
- the nadC gene encoding carboxylating nicotinate-nucleotide diphosphorylase has product MTSDTPFSLPGFDLDAFVSSTLAEDMGEGGDITSNAVIPADARFASVMDSRDAITVAGLPIAVAFFRRLDPACEIDVLVEEGQSVPKGTDLMRIRGNARAILTAERSALNTVQHLSGIATMTRAYVDAMAGTGAILLDTRKTIPGLRVLEKYATRMGGATNHRMRLDDAAMIKDNHVAVAGGVEEAVRRAKAAGIARIILEVDRLSQIESGLAAGATHLLLDNMDVPTLREAVAIVAGRVPTEASGGVNLDTIRDKAATGVTYVSVGRLTQSAPAADIGLDHVEAGG; this is encoded by the coding sequence ATGACCAGCGACACACCCTTCTCGCTCCCCGGCTTTGACCTCGACGCCTTTGTCAGCAGCACATTGGCAGAGGATATGGGGGAGGGCGGAGACATCACCTCCAACGCCGTCATCCCGGCCGACGCGCGCTTTGCCAGCGTGATGGACAGCCGCGATGCCATCACCGTCGCCGGCTTGCCCATCGCTGTCGCCTTTTTCCGCCGCCTTGACCCTGCCTGTGAGATCGACGTGCTGGTGGAAGAAGGGCAGAGCGTGCCCAAGGGCACCGACCTGATGCGTATCCGCGGCAACGCCCGCGCCATCCTCACCGCCGAACGCTCGGCGCTCAACACGGTGCAGCATCTCTCCGGCATCGCCACCATGACCCGTGCCTATGTCGATGCCATGGCCGGGACCGGAGCGATCCTGCTCGACACGCGCAAGACCATTCCCGGCCTGCGCGTGCTGGAGAAATATGCCACCCGCATGGGCGGCGCGACCAATCACCGGATGCGGCTCGACGATGCTGCAATGATCAAGGACAATCATGTCGCCGTCGCTGGCGGCGTCGAGGAAGCGGTGCGCCGGGCAAAGGCGGCGGGCATCGCCCGCATCATCCTCGAGGTTGACCGCCTGTCGCAGATCGAATCCGGCCTTGCCGCCGGGGCGACGCACCTGTTGCTCGACAATATGGACGTGCCGACATTGCGCGAAGCCGTCGCCATCGTGGCAGGCCGCGTGCCGACCGAGGCGTCGGGCGGGGTCAATCTCGACACCATCCGTGACAAGGCTGCGACCGGCGTTACCTATGTCTCGGTCGGTCGGCTGACGCAGAGCGCGCCTGCCGCCGACATCGGCCTTGATCATGTCGAGGCCGGCGGCTGA